The genomic region GAACTGTACGAGCGTCTGGGCCGGATGGACGAAGCGGAGTCGTTCACGAAGGGACTGCGGACCGAGCACCGGCGCAAGCGGCGGTTCCTGGCCGAACTGGACCGTGTGGGCCTGGGCGGCTGACTCGCACAGGGTGCGCTCGCGATGCACCCCCGGCGGCCGGGATCGGTTCCTCGGGCATCGGCCCGTCTCAGCGCAGGGACGGGGAGCCGCAGCACTTCTTGTACTTGCGGGTCGAACCGCACCAGCACGGCTTGTTGCGCTCGGGCGGCCAGGGCAGCAGTCGAGGTGAGTCGTCGGGGAGTGTGGCTTCGGCCCACTCACCGGGGGTCAGTTCGTCGGCAGGGTCGAGGGCCTGTTCTACGGCGTAGGACGCAACCTCCTCAGCGTCGGCCGTCACCACGGCGAAGAGGGTGCCGGGGCGCTGTCGAACCGCCTCGCGCAGTTCGCGTTCGGCCTCCCGGTAGTGGTCGTCGTCCGCCGCCTCGGGATCGATCAGGCCGAGTGCGCGAGCCCGGGCGAGGGAGCCGCGGGAGTAGACGACCCTGAGGCCGCGCACCTCGGCGGGCGGGGCGGCGATCTCGTCGTCCCAGCCGGGAAGCCCGCCGTCGAGGTGGGAGAACTCGTCCCAGTCCTCCTCGAAGTCGACAACGTCCTCGGCCGCGGGCAGGTCCTTCGCCGCCGACAGGGCGGCGCGATCGTGCTCGTCCTCGGCCATCCCGAGCCGTTGCCGGACCCGGGCGCGGCCCAGCAGCGGCATCAGCACGAAGTGGCCGGCGCCGACGAGGCCGGCCGCGGGACGGGCGAGGTCGTCACGGGAGGCGATGTTGTAGCAGTGCAGCGCCTCGTCGAGCCTGCCGGACTCCTCGAAGTCCTCAGCGACCAGGAGGGCCGGACCGGGGTCGAGGTGTCCCGGGCGCAGGAACTCCTCGATCATGGTCTCGGCCTCGTTCGTCTCACCGTCCTCGCGCAACCGCAGGACCAAGGTGTACGAGGCGTACTGACCGGCCTCCTTGGTCGGAGGGTGGGCGCGCAGCGACTCCAGCAGACGCCGGGCCACGTCGGGGCGCTCGATGTGCTCCAGGTGCTCGACGGTGTCGAGCAGGATGTCACCGGCCACGTCCGGGTGCTCGGAGAGGTCGTCCAGGATCTCCTCGGGAAGGTTCAGCTCCTGGACGGTCTCCCAGAGGCGGGGATGGAGGCCGGCCGGGTTCTGAGGGGCCGAGCTCCCAGCGGCCGGGGTCGCTTCTGAAGGGTGCACACTCGCCATGGTCCAACGCTACGTCCGTCACCGATCCACTGTGGCCGATTCGCGCGGACCCGCGTACCGGAGGTGATGCGGGTCGCACGCGGCGCGGCCCTGCTACCCCGGCCCGGGACCGGGTCCTGCCTCGGGCGCCAGGTCGGCGATCAGGTCGGCGAGCTGTGTCTCCTCCTCGACCCGGTGCCCGTGCGCTTCCATCGCCTCGGCCAGCTCCGGGTCCCACGGGGTCGCGAGCGGCTTGCCGGAGAGCGGGCGCCCGGAGGCCGACACCGCCGTCAGGTAGTCGGAAGCACCGAAGCGCCAGGGGTGCCAGTCGACGCGGGTGCGTACCGCGTCGGCGATGCGCACCCCGCCCCAGTCGAAGTCGCCGTGCAGGCGCACCCGCGCCCCACCCTCGACTGCCTGCCCCAGAAGGGTCAGCGCCGCCGCGCTCGGCTGCCCTTGGAGGCACACCAGTGGGGCGCAGCCGGCACCGAGCCGGTCGGCCGCCGCGGCGAGGACGGCCGGGTTCTCGCACACGGAGACCACCACTCCAGACCAGTCGGGGCGCGGCCGGTCGCGGACGAGCTGGCGCAGGGTGAGCACGGCGGGCTGTCCCGCCTGGCCCAGGGCCGCCAGGGCCCTGCCGGTGGCGGTCACGGTGTCCCCCGGCAGGTTGAGCGCCAGCACGGTGGAGGACAGTTCGTCCTTGAGTACCCCCACGCTCGCCCACACGCGTCGGCGCCAGGCGGCTCCGCTGCCTTCGGGTTCGCCGGAGACGGCCCGCGCAGCACCCAGGACCAGGCCGGACGCGGGCCTGTCGTCGTCCAGGGCGTGCGCGTCGCCCAGGACGCGGGCGGCGAATGCCGACAGCGCCACTCCGTTCTCGGGCAGTTCCGCCACCGCCAGCGCCACGGCGCGCAGCAGGGCTCCGGCCTCGTCCGGGCCGGAGGTCATGCGGCGGACCCGGCCGTCGGCGCGCACCCGGGAGCACCAGGCCTTCAGGGGCTCGTCGCGCGCACAGACCTGTTCCAGGGGTGCGAAGGCGGCGTTCCATGCGCGTTCGCGCTCGGCGGCCTCGTCCCGTCGGGGCCGGACCGGCCCGGTCAGGAGCACCACGGCCGCCGCCAGGCCGTCCGGGCTGGCACCGCTGGAGCGCAGCACGGCGTCGACGGCCGTCAGGGGGACGCTCAGGGACGTCCCCGTTCCGGGGCGCCGACCGATCAGCGTCTCCACGGCCGCGCGTTCGTCTTCTCCCGCCCCGGTGAGAGTGAGGGTTCCGGTCAGGGGCCTGCCGTCCGCCAGGCGGCGGCGCAGCCGGGCCAGGAGGCGGGCGGTCTCGGGCGTGCCGAGCAGGCGGCGCAGCCTGGGCAGGTCGGGGCCGCTCAGCTCCACAGGCCCTCCTGCGCCGCTCCGGGGCCGGTACCGCCGTCGGTGACCTCCGCCGCGCTCTCCGCGGCGCCCGCCGCGACGCTCTCCGGATCGGCGGCCAGGGTCCGCTCGTGGCCGTCCCACTCCCAGCGGGTGACCAGGACCGCAGGGACACCGTCCACCCGGGACAGCTGCGCGATGGCCAGGCCGGGCACCTGCGGGTAGCAGCCCCATTCGCGTTCGCTGGTCATGGCCACGTCCAGGTCGAAGGCGCGCAGCAGCCCCAGGCACTTGGCGCGCGAGTCGTCGTCGACCCCGGCGAACGCCTCGTCCAGCGTGATGAGCCGGGGCGCGTGCGGGTTGGCGGCGGTCGCGTAGTAGGAGGACGCGGCCGCGAAGAGGGGGACCGACGCCGACAGGACGCGTTCGCCGCCCGACGCCGGGCCGGTGGCGCTGTTCCACTGGCCGTGCTGGTGGCGCTCGACGACGAAGCGGTGCCAGGAGCGGTAGTCCAGGGCGCGGGTGAGGCGGTCGAACCAGGAACCGGTGGGGTCCTTGGCCCGCTCCTGCTCGATCAGGCGTTGCAGGAAGTCGCCGACGGCCGCCCGGTCGCCGGGCGACCAGGCGTCCGCGCTCTGCCGCAGCAGCCGGTCGCGGGCGGTTCCCACCCCTTCGGGGGCGTCCTTGCGTAGTCTCCACGACAGGCGCAGGAGCATGCCCGTGCTGGTGGGACGGTCCTTCAGCTCACCGTTCATCCGCAGTACCTGGCGTTCGGCGGTGTCGATGAGTTCCTGGAGGGTTCCGGCGACCTCCGTGAGCAGGTGGTTCTCCAGCACCTCGCGTTCGCGGGCCGAGAGCAGTTCCCGGCGGGCAGCGACCTCGGCGGCCAGCGCGTCGGCGAGTTCGGGCACGGGCTGTTCGCGGCCCTGGAAGGTGACGCGAACGATGATGACACCGGCCACCGGCCAGGAGGCGGCGCCGTGTCCGTGCCGGGAGAGGGCGTCCTGGAGGTTCTTGAACTGCTGGGACAGGCTCTTCTGGAGCCGTTCCCACATGTGCTCGGCGTCGTCGGTGCCGCCGAGTTCGCGTTCGACGGCGCGGGCCAGCCGCACGGCCGGGTCGGCCGCCCAGGACTGGTCGGCGTCGAGGACGGCCAGATCCGGCAGGGCCACCTCCAGCAGCCCGGTGGCGACGAAGGCGCGCAGGCCCTCGACGGCCTCGGCACGCGACTCCACGGCCTCGGTGATGTCGGCGTCGAGTGTCTCGACGCGGCCGGCCGCCCGGCCCCGGCGGTCCAGCGCGTCGGTGCGGGCCGACGCAAGGCGCTTCTCCTCGGCACGGGAGCCCTTCAGGTCGGCGGCCACCTGCTCGAGCAGGCGGTTGAGTTCGGCGACGGCCGCGCCGACGGTCTGGCGCAGGGTGGTGTGGCGCTGTTCGGCCTCGCCGGCCTCCAGACGGGCCTGTTCGGCGCGCTCGGCCATGTCGGCGGCGACAGCGCGGGTGCGTTCGGCCTCGGCGTGCTCGTCGGCCAGCAGGCGCTGGGCGTCGGAGCGCACGCGCGCGGCGGGCCACAGTCCGGCCAGGGCGACACGGTAGGCGGAGAGCGCGTCGCGCAGGGCGGCCAACGTGTTGGGGTCGGTGGAGGTTCCCAGCTCGGCGGCGTTGTCGGCGAGTTCGGTCTCGGCGTCCTGGCGGATCCGGCGGGTCCGCTCGACCCGGTCCGCGCGCTCGTCGCGGCGGCGGCGCAGGGCGACCATGGAGCGGACACCGTCGGCGACGGCGGCGTGGGCGGCTCGCAGGGCGGTGTCGTCGGGCAGTGCGGCCAGTTCCGCG from Nocardiopsis aegyptia harbors:
- a CDS encoding SEC-C domain-containing protein, which produces MASVHPSEATPAAGSSAPQNPAGLHPRLWETVQELNLPEEILDDLSEHPDVAGDILLDTVEHLEHIERPDVARRLLESLRAHPPTKEAGQYASYTLVLRLREDGETNEAETMIEEFLRPGHLDPGPALLVAEDFEESGRLDEALHCYNIASRDDLARPAAGLVGAGHFVLMPLLGRARVRQRLGMAEDEHDRAALSAAKDLPAAEDVVDFEEDWDEFSHLDGGLPGWDDEIAAPPAEVRGLRVVYSRGSLARARALGLIDPEAADDDHYREAERELREAVRQRPGTLFAVVTADAEEVASYAVEQALDPADELTPGEWAEATLPDDSPRLLPWPPERNKPCWCGSTRKYKKCCGSPSLR
- a CDS encoding TIGR02679 family protein translates to MELSGPDLPRLRRLLGTPETARLLARLRRRLADGRPLTGTLTLTGAGEDERAAVETLIGRRPGTGTSLSVPLTAVDAVLRSSGASPDGLAAAVVLLTGPVRPRRDEAAERERAWNAAFAPLEQVCARDEPLKAWCSRVRADGRVRRMTSGPDEAGALLRAVALAVAELPENGVALSAFAARVLGDAHALDDDRPASGLVLGAARAVSGEPEGSGAAWRRRVWASVGVLKDELSSTVLALNLPGDTVTATGRALAALGQAGQPAVLTLRQLVRDRPRPDWSGVVVSVCENPAVLAAAADRLGAGCAPLVCLQGQPSAAALTLLGQAVEGGARVRLHGDFDWGGVRIADAVRTRVDWHPWRFGASDYLTAVSASGRPLSGKPLATPWDPELAEAMEAHGHRVEEETQLADLIADLAPEAGPGPGPG